From the genome of Uranotaenia lowii strain MFRU-FL chromosome 1, ASM2978415v1, whole genome shotgun sequence, one region includes:
- the LOC129738607 gene encoding dnaJ homolog subfamily C member 16 isoform X2 codes for MKIPSSSSKNGPAAAIMGGTNLRNLIGLTLLGLVLVSAVAAAATANTDPYKILGIQKQATLQEIRRAYKQLAKEWHPDKSDHPDAETKFVEIKKAYELLADSDRRKAYDLYGITNEDAHLYKERPDYSNYGRFPDPFEQFFGHNFNFHDQDISLFHRLSITSKYYETNIVPKSHHTPQILMFYSDWCFSCMKAANSFKKMIDTLEPFGVTFATINAGHENQLVRKVGVHSLPCVILVLGGHNYVYKDSVYNTQRVVEFIRQKLPYKLLPTIDDSTVDGFLEGWIDNRVRALVMEPRAQPRLRYLITAYHFRERVAFGFVQLNSQKSQHIQERYKLHPSLDTLLIFNEDSNRPVASISMSDIPTSTLNNVIAVNKYLALPRLSSQAMLEGVCPAEWNRPRKRLCVVLITENTPNHDHARQAMRRIALESNYSPEKVRFAYIYQEKQTEFISALAEHSKLEETILKVVIIWRRDTNHIKYEWVHEATLPVPEKGAVENETHDGSYNNTKQKLDSVIQRLLRPSEVLSYEAEVKDLLDEHAQGLVIRILNKVLMAFEYMTENLGQEHILPALSVVGTIAFILAIGYLMAYLVRVEEENIQKSQNKSADGKNGKPANYVPELRLHELRAEKYNGLVRLLKPGCRTIVLLTDMQSRNKLIPAFHRAVWPYRKNKTLMFAHMLIEKGIGWYAELLRLSLSESREMKINPRNCIGTVIALNGHRKYFCMYHAKHPESNRGAKRMMKMTRQLSTMPSDPEAGAFLGMDSSDSETSTSDISEPKILLEENLLDGLPNWLDRLFEGTTHRYYINYWPDFTSK; via the exons ATGAAAATTCCATCATCGTCCTCGAAGAACGGACCAGCAGCAGCGATAATGGGAGGGACGAATTTGCGCAACCTGATCGGATTGACGTTGCTGGGGCTGGTTCTGGTTTCAGCGGTTGCGGCAGCAGCCACCGCGAATACCGATCCGTATAAAATTCTAGGGATCCAGAAACAGGCAACGCTGCAGGAAATCCGAAGGGCCTACAAACAGCTGGCCAAGGAATG gCATCCCGACAAATCGGATCATCCGGATGCGGAGACTAAGTTTGTGGAAATCAAGAAGGCGTACGAACTGCTGGCAGATTCGGACCGTCGGAAGGCCTACGATTTGTACGGGATAACGAATGAGGATGCTCATCTGTATAAAGAGCGTCCGGATTACAGTAACTATGGGCGGTTTCCGGATCCGTTTGAGCAGTTTTTCGGGCACAACTTTAATTTTCACGATCAGGACATAAGTCTGTTCCATCGGTTGTCGATAACGTCCAAGTACTATGAAACGAATATCGTACCTAAGAGCCACCACACGCCCCAGATTCTGATGTTCTATTCGGACTGGTGCTTCTCGTGTATGAAGGCAGCGAATTCGTTCAAGAAGATGATCGATACTCTGGAACCGTTCGGGGTGACATTTGCCACTATTAATGCGGGTCATGAGAATCAACTGGTGCGGAAGGTGGGTGTCCATTCGCTACCATGCGTGATACTGGTTCTGGGAGGTCATAATTACGTGTACAAAGACAGTGTTTACAACACACAGAGGGTGGTGGAATTCATCCGGCAAAAATTGCCCTACAAGCTGCTTCCAACTATCGATGATTCCACCGTGGATGGATTCCTCGAGGGCTGGATCGATAACCGGGTACGAGCTCTAGTCATGGAACCACGTGCTCAACCACGCCTCAGGTATCTTATCACAGCCTATCACTTCCGCGAAAGGGTTGCATTCGGATTTGTCCAACTGAACTCACAGAAATCGCAGCACATTCAAGAACGCTACAAACTGCACCCTTCACTGGACACGCTGCTGATTTTCAACGAAGACTCCAACCGGCCAGTGGCTTCAATTTCTATGTCGGACATTCCAACGTCAACTTTAAATAACGTTATAGCCGTCAACAAGTATTTAGCCTTGCCGCGACTTTCTTCCCAAGCAATGCTGGAAGGAGTTTGTCCGGCCGAGTGGAATCGTCCTCGGAAGCGACTTTGCGTGGTTCTTATTACCGAAAACACCCCGAACCATGACCACGCTCGTCAAGCCATGCGCCGGATAGCTTTAGAGTCCAACTACAGCCCCGAGAAAGTTCGTTTCGCCTACATCTACCAGGAGAAACAGACCGAGTTCATCTCAGCCCTAGCCGAGCACAGCAAGCTGGAGGAAACCATCCTAAAAGTGGTCATTATCTGGCGCCGGGACACAAACCACATCAAATACGAATGGGTTCACGAGGCGACCCTACCGGTCCCGGAGAAGGGCGCCGTCGAAAATGAAACCCACGATGGCAGCTACAACAACACCAAACAAAAGCTGGACTCGGTCATCCAGCGGCTGCTGCGACCTTCGGAGGTGCTGAGCTACGAGGCGGAAGTCAAG GATCTGCTGGACGAACACGCCCAAGGTCTGGTTATTCGAATTTTGAACAAGGTGTTGATGGCGTTCGAGTACATGACTGAAAACCTGGGACAGGAGCACATCCTTCCGGCCCTCTCGGTGGTCGGCACCATAGCCTTCATCCTGGCGATCGGCTATCTGATGGCCTATCTGGTACGGGTCGAGGAGGAAAACATCCAAAAGTCCCAGAACAAATCGGCGGACGGCAAAAATG gTAAGCCGGCCAACTACGTTCCGGAACTGCGGCTCCACGAGCTGCGAGCGGAAAAGTACAACGGACTAGTCCGGCTGCTGAAACCCGGCTGCAGAACGATTGTCCTGCTGACCGATATGCAATCGAGGAACAAGCTGATTCCGGCCTTCCATCGGGCCGTTTGGCCGTATCGAAA GAACAAAACGCTGATGTTTGCGCACATGCTCATCGAGAAGGGTATCGGGTGGTACGCGGAGCTGCTTCGGCTGTCGCTGTCCGAATCGCGGGAGATGAAAATCAACCCCCGCAACTGTATTGGGACGGTGATCGCCCTGAATGGGCACCGCAAGTACTTCTGCATGTACCACGCCAAACACCCGGAATCGAACCGGGGTGCGAAG CGCATGATGAAAATGACCCGGCAGCTGAGCACCATGCCCTCGGATCCGGAGGCCGGCGCCTTCCTCGGTATGGACAGCTCCGATTCCGAAACCAGCACCTCGGACATCTCGGAGCCGAAGATTCTGCTGGAAGAGAACCTGCTGGACGGGCTGCCGAACTGGCTGGATCGGTTGTTCGAGGGAACGACCCATCGCTACTACATCAACTACTGGCCCGATTTCACCTCCAAATAA
- the LOC129738607 gene encoding dnaJ homolog subfamily C member 16 isoform X1 — MKIPSSSSKNGPAAAIMGGTNLRNLIGLTLLGLVLVSAVAAAATANTDPYKILGIQKQATLQEIRRAYKQLAKEWHPDKSDHPDAETKFVEIKKAYELLADSDRRKAYDLYGITNEDAHLYKERPDYSNYGRFPDPFEQFFGHNFNFHDQDISLFHRLSITSKYYETNIVPKSHHTPQILMFYSDWCFSCMKAANSFKKMIDTLEPFGVTFATINAGHENQLVRKVGVHSLPCVILVLGGHNYVYKDSVYNTQRVVEFIRQKLPYKLLPTIDDSTVDGFLEGWIDNRVRALVMEPRAQPRLRYLITAYHFRERVAFGFVQLNSQKSQHIQERYKLHPSLDTLLIFNEDSNRPVASISMSDIPTSTLNNVIAVNKYLALPRLSSQAMLEGVCPAEWNRPRKRLCVVLITENTPNHDHARQAMRRIALESNYSPEKVRFAYIYQEKQTEFISALAEHSKLEETILKVVIIWRRDTNHIKYEWVHEATLPVPEKGAVENETHDGSYNNTKQKLDSVIQRLLRPSEVLSYEAEVKDLLDEHAQGLVIRILNKVLMAFEYMTENLGQEHILPALSVVGTIAFILAIGYLMAYLVRVEEENIQKSQNKSADGKNGKPANYVPELRLHELRAEKYNGLVRLLKPGCRTIVLLTDMQSRNKLIPAFHRAVWPYRNLNSCRNKTLMFAHMLIEKGIGWYAELLRLSLSESREMKINPRNCIGTVIALNGHRKYFCMYHAKHPESNRGAKRMMKMTRQLSTMPSDPEAGAFLGMDSSDSETSTSDISEPKILLEENLLDGLPNWLDRLFEGTTHRYYINYWPDFTSK, encoded by the exons ATGAAAATTCCATCATCGTCCTCGAAGAACGGACCAGCAGCAGCGATAATGGGAGGGACGAATTTGCGCAACCTGATCGGATTGACGTTGCTGGGGCTGGTTCTGGTTTCAGCGGTTGCGGCAGCAGCCACCGCGAATACCGATCCGTATAAAATTCTAGGGATCCAGAAACAGGCAACGCTGCAGGAAATCCGAAGGGCCTACAAACAGCTGGCCAAGGAATG gCATCCCGACAAATCGGATCATCCGGATGCGGAGACTAAGTTTGTGGAAATCAAGAAGGCGTACGAACTGCTGGCAGATTCGGACCGTCGGAAGGCCTACGATTTGTACGGGATAACGAATGAGGATGCTCATCTGTATAAAGAGCGTCCGGATTACAGTAACTATGGGCGGTTTCCGGATCCGTTTGAGCAGTTTTTCGGGCACAACTTTAATTTTCACGATCAGGACATAAGTCTGTTCCATCGGTTGTCGATAACGTCCAAGTACTATGAAACGAATATCGTACCTAAGAGCCACCACACGCCCCAGATTCTGATGTTCTATTCGGACTGGTGCTTCTCGTGTATGAAGGCAGCGAATTCGTTCAAGAAGATGATCGATACTCTGGAACCGTTCGGGGTGACATTTGCCACTATTAATGCGGGTCATGAGAATCAACTGGTGCGGAAGGTGGGTGTCCATTCGCTACCATGCGTGATACTGGTTCTGGGAGGTCATAATTACGTGTACAAAGACAGTGTTTACAACACACAGAGGGTGGTGGAATTCATCCGGCAAAAATTGCCCTACAAGCTGCTTCCAACTATCGATGATTCCACCGTGGATGGATTCCTCGAGGGCTGGATCGATAACCGGGTACGAGCTCTAGTCATGGAACCACGTGCTCAACCACGCCTCAGGTATCTTATCACAGCCTATCACTTCCGCGAAAGGGTTGCATTCGGATTTGTCCAACTGAACTCACAGAAATCGCAGCACATTCAAGAACGCTACAAACTGCACCCTTCACTGGACACGCTGCTGATTTTCAACGAAGACTCCAACCGGCCAGTGGCTTCAATTTCTATGTCGGACATTCCAACGTCAACTTTAAATAACGTTATAGCCGTCAACAAGTATTTAGCCTTGCCGCGACTTTCTTCCCAAGCAATGCTGGAAGGAGTTTGTCCGGCCGAGTGGAATCGTCCTCGGAAGCGACTTTGCGTGGTTCTTATTACCGAAAACACCCCGAACCATGACCACGCTCGTCAAGCCATGCGCCGGATAGCTTTAGAGTCCAACTACAGCCCCGAGAAAGTTCGTTTCGCCTACATCTACCAGGAGAAACAGACCGAGTTCATCTCAGCCCTAGCCGAGCACAGCAAGCTGGAGGAAACCATCCTAAAAGTGGTCATTATCTGGCGCCGGGACACAAACCACATCAAATACGAATGGGTTCACGAGGCGACCCTACCGGTCCCGGAGAAGGGCGCCGTCGAAAATGAAACCCACGATGGCAGCTACAACAACACCAAACAAAAGCTGGACTCGGTCATCCAGCGGCTGCTGCGACCTTCGGAGGTGCTGAGCTACGAGGCGGAAGTCAAG GATCTGCTGGACGAACACGCCCAAGGTCTGGTTATTCGAATTTTGAACAAGGTGTTGATGGCGTTCGAGTACATGACTGAAAACCTGGGACAGGAGCACATCCTTCCGGCCCTCTCGGTGGTCGGCACCATAGCCTTCATCCTGGCGATCGGCTATCTGATGGCCTATCTGGTACGGGTCGAGGAGGAAAACATCCAAAAGTCCCAGAACAAATCGGCGGACGGCAAAAATG gTAAGCCGGCCAACTACGTTCCGGAACTGCGGCTCCACGAGCTGCGAGCGGAAAAGTACAACGGACTAGTCCGGCTGCTGAAACCCGGCTGCAGAACGATTGTCCTGCTGACCGATATGCAATCGAGGAACAAGCTGATTCCGGCCTTCCATCGGGCCGTTTGGCCGTATCGAAA TTTGAATTCTTGCAGGAACAAAACGCTGATGTTTGCGCACATGCTCATCGAGAAGGGTATCGGGTGGTACGCGGAGCTGCTTCGGCTGTCGCTGTCCGAATCGCGGGAGATGAAAATCAACCCCCGCAACTGTATTGGGACGGTGATCGCCCTGAATGGGCACCGCAAGTACTTCTGCATGTACCACGCCAAACACCCGGAATCGAACCGGGGTGCGAAG CGCATGATGAAAATGACCCGGCAGCTGAGCACCATGCCCTCGGATCCGGAGGCCGGCGCCTTCCTCGGTATGGACAGCTCCGATTCCGAAACCAGCACCTCGGACATCTCGGAGCCGAAGATTCTGCTGGAAGAGAACCTGCTGGACGGGCTGCCGAACTGGCTGGATCGGTTGTTCGAGGGAACGACCCATCGCTACTACATCAACTACTGGCCCGATTTCACCTCCAAATAA
- the LOC129739160 gene encoding MICOS complex subunit Mic10-like encodes MAQTFAEDQYGKKIDRCLTDTLIKFGGGLALGTVFSVLFFKRRAWPIIMGSGFGIGVAYTNCERSLNGK; translated from the exons ATGGCCCAAACCTTCGCCGAGGACCAGTACGGTAAAAAGATCGATCGCTGCCTCACCGATACGCTGATCAAATTCG GTGGCGGTTTGGCCCTGGGTACGGTGTTTTCGGTTCTATTCTTCAAGCGGCGGGCTTGGCCCATCATCATGGGTTCCGGTTTCGGCATCGGGGTGGCCTACACCAACTGCGAACGTTCCCTGAATGGAAAGTGA